The following DNA comes from Vicia villosa cultivar HV-30 ecotype Madison, WI unplaced genomic scaffold, Vvil1.0 ctg.003513F_1_1, whole genome shotgun sequence.
GAGTTTCcatccacaaattttactttctgATGCAGAGTATAGGTAACTGCCCCAGCGGAATGAATCCAGGGACGTCCCAATAAGCAGGTATAAGCAGGTTCAATCTCcattacttggaaattgatgcaaaaTGTATGGGGACCAACTACCACAGGGAGGTCAACCTCTCCAAACACCGGACTTtgtgacccatcgaaggctttgACCACTAGACGACTTGGTCTAACTACCAGACCCTCCAAGGCTATTTTGTTGAGAGTGGCCTTAGGCATCACGTTTAATGATGACCCTGTGTCAATCAGAACTCTAGATAGATGAGCTTTCCCACACTGTATGGAGATATGCAGGGCTTTGTTATGCTCTTTCCCTTGTGAGGGTAGCTCATGCTCACTAAAACTTAAACATGCCCTAGCAGTAAGATTATCCACCATTCCATCGAATTGGTTCACGGTGATGTCTTTGGTCACGTGCGCGGCATTCAGGATCTTCAACAAGGCATCTCGATGTTTCTCCGAGTGCACTAGTAGCGAGAGGAATGATATTTTAGATGGAGTTTGGTGTAACTGGtccaccactctataatcacttttcttgattaatgccaagaattcttcagCGTCTTTGTCAGCGACCTCTTTATCCTTGGTTGTGCCTTCTTCAGTCGGGACCACAGTAGCTTGATTACTTGCTTGTGCTAAGTTCTCATTCGGTTTCCCAACATTGAATATGCGACCACTACAAGTCATACCTCCAGGCCCAATGATGTTTGTCACttctgtaacatcccgattttattagctatttatttaattagttttatttggcgttttactaattattcatgttattcaattatttagtatgatattatttaattgaggtttgtgctaattggattaattgaattattagtaatagtatgagatattagttgatgggcctaatttagttagaagaatagattgtgggttaagcccattaagagaaagatagtaagaagaggaaaactagggttttagagataacacaatttggggaaaaggaagagaaagaagagaatagaggagaaagaacatagaagagaagaagaaggaaattgtagatttctggaagagggtggatttaagagttagaggtaagggtttgaatacaagttcttatatactatatgattgggtaatgtttgtgttgtgtgaatctcttcattccttgctatttcatgagaaatgtatgaaccctaatttctatgatatttctatggatttacatgattaaacatgatttgatgatatatgttgttcaataatgatgaatactgattgtatttgatgtttattgatgtttgggagtgatttggagtggtgggtgtgtgatttcgcagttctgtatgttgctgagtttttctgcataatcgcacggccgctaagcgggactctggccgctaagcggagctgcgaaGACCAATGTTACTGTAAAGCCCGCTGGCTGGCCGCTGGGCGGATCCTGCTGTAGGCAGatttttccaaactttaaaatatcataacttttgatccgtaactccgttttatgcgccgttcgaagcgttgggaagctaatgagattgtctatatgataggatagaatggattgacacttgatttataaattatgatgataattgagaataacatttacctatatgtgtatgttatggatgaactatgcatgatcaatgttcatggatgtattatgtgatatgacAACCATGATTTATGTGATTGAATGctaaatgctagttgatgtggaatagtttgaatgggatgttaatatatggataacatgggattacttatgtgtgtattatgaaataagacttgtggttaatattcatatatgtgttaagtgatgtgatatccatgatatgttttAATGActataaatatacatttatatgcattatttgaatgtgtcttgttgataatgagcatttaaaggtgtatgtattgagatgtggattgtatacttgtaaatgcttttatgtgc
Coding sequences within:
- the LOC131641095 gene encoding uncharacterized protein LOC131641095, whose translation is MTCSGRIFNVGKPNENLAQASNQATVVPTEEGTTKDKEVADKDAEEFLALIKKSDYRVVDQLHQTPSKISFLSLLVHSEKHRDALLKILNAAHVTKDITVNQFDGMVDNLTARACLSFSEHELPSQGKEHNKALHISIQCGKAHLSRVLIDTGSSLNVMPKATLNKIALEGLVVRPSRLVVKAFDGSQSPVFGEVDLPVVVGPHTFCINFQVMEIEPAYTCLLGRPWIHSAGAVTYTLHQKVKFVDGNSIVTVNGEEDIFVSNLDSYRYIEAEEGALETSFQALEIATAVTLPIEKIRRMVTSWRDLQDMEMEGWGKIPEVQEKRDRLGLGCQPTKKAAKEEQRFPPIAQTFVTCRYEHVSLISSMEGTSNFIRMIRPGE